A part of Limihaloglobus sulfuriphilus genomic DNA contains:
- a CDS encoding transposase, protein MRSKRKVLGGIVYHCFNRANGRLRIFKKPGDFEAFENVLAEAIDRVDMRLHGYCVMGNHWHLVVQPRLDGDLSEFMKWLTGTHSHRWHRAHGTVGIGHVYQGRYRSFPVQSNKYYRTLMRYVEANPQKAKLVSRAVDWQWSSLAIRTGSKKPFKLCKPIIELGDGWVDGFDNLPEMPEKKIQNSIRRGAPFGDPEWTRQTAAKLGLESSIKPIGRPKI, encoded by the coding sequence ATGAGATCGAAACGGAAAGTATTGGGTGGGATAGTCTATCACTGCTTTAATCGTGCTAACGGTCGGTTGCGGATATTTAAGAAGCCGGGGGATTTTGAGGCGTTCGAGAACGTTCTTGCCGAGGCCATAGACAGGGTTGATATGCGGCTGCACGGCTATTGTGTCATGGGAAACCACTGGCATCTGGTTGTCCAGCCCCGCCTTGACGGCGACCTCAGCGAGTTTATGAAGTGGCTTACCGGCACACATTCGCACCGATGGCACAGGGCGCACGGCACAGTCGGCATTGGCCACGTTTACCAGGGGCGTTACAGGAGTTTTCCCGTCCAGAGCAACAAGTATTACCGGACACTGATGCGATATGTAGAGGCCAACCCGCAAAAAGCAAAGCTTGTTTCAAGGGCGGTTGACTGGCAGTGGAGCAGCCTGGCGATACGCACCGGCAGCAAAAAACCGTTTAAGCTGTGCAAGCCGATAATTGAGCTTGGAGACGGCTGGGTAGATGGATTTGATAATCTGCCGGAGATGCCGGAAAAAAAGATACAGAATTCAATCCGCAGGGGTGCTCCCTTCGGTGATCCTGAATGGACGAGACAAACCGCCGCAAAACTGGGACTGGAGTCCTCCATAAAGCCTATTGGAAGGCCAAAGATATGA
- a CDS encoding rhomboid family intramembrane serine protease: MLPIGTNIKLTTRPTANYVLIAINIVIFLLSYSPHLEVVRVPHPEYENLYYNQTVKQPLREWAQPFRFDPENFRPAGLIGYQFLHANFMHILGNMYFLYFFGNAVNSRLGHKKYVIFYLIGGVIAGLGHALFSNSPVIGASGAVAAVTGAFLALFPKALVQVVYWFIFIGSIEIPAIWFIGLKLIFLDNILASQYYATNVAYDAHLAGYAAGILGILAMLHFKVISGSHFDLYSMIDRKRRRLEYKKAADEYNPFTGNTADGKGTAFKGFKNAKDAEFEDKNSENDNDSSIDQLRLKISAEMTMGNRSRAGELYEKLIKRDSAQIMPLRCQLDLANQLMSDSKWETAADAYLKLTLHHPTYEHIEQIHLMLGILYSRYLDKPQQAKEYLRKSLEKLHDEKQIELCKAELEKL; this comes from the coding sequence ATGCTGCCAATCGGAACAAATATAAAGCTGACAACGCGGCCGACCGCTAACTATGTGCTTATCGCAATTAATATAGTGATCTTTCTGCTCAGCTACAGCCCGCACCTGGAAGTGGTTCGTGTGCCGCACCCTGAATATGAAAATCTCTACTACAACCAGACGGTTAAACAGCCGCTGAGAGAGTGGGCTCAGCCGTTTCGGTTTGATCCGGAAAATTTCAGGCCCGCCGGACTTATCGGCTATCAGTTTCTCCACGCAAACTTTATGCACATACTGGGTAACATGTATTTTCTGTACTTTTTCGGCAACGCGGTAAACAGCCGACTCGGACATAAAAAGTATGTAATATTTTACCTTATCGGCGGGGTTATCGCCGGACTTGGACACGCCCTGTTCAGCAACAGTCCGGTAATCGGCGCCAGCGGCGCGGTAGCCGCGGTTACAGGGGCATTCCTGGCATTGTTCCCAAAGGCGTTAGTACAGGTGGTTTACTGGTTTATATTTATCGGCTCAATCGAAATACCCGCTATATGGTTCATCGGGCTCAAGCTGATATTCCTGGATAACATACTCGCTTCGCAGTACTACGCGACAAATGTTGCCTATGACGCCCACCTTGCCGGCTACGCTGCGGGGATACTGGGAATACTGGCAATGCTGCATTTTAAGGTTATCAGCGGAAGCCATTTTGATCTCTACAGCATGATCGACCGCAAACGACGGCGACTTGAGTACAAAAAAGCCGCCGACGAATATAACCCCTTTACCGGCAACACCGCCGACGGCAAGGGTACCGCCTTCAAAGGGTTCAAGAATGCCAAAGATGCCGAATTTGAAGACAAAAACAGCGAAAACGATAACGACAGCAGCATAGACCAGCTGCGGCTGAAAATAAGCGCAGAAATGACCATGGGCAACCGCTCAAGAGCCGGAGAACTTTACGAAAAGCTCATCAAAAGAGACTCCGCGCAGATAATGCCGCTCAGGTGTCAGCTTGACCTGGCAAACCAGCTTATGAGCGACAGCAAATGGGAAACCGCCGCGGACGCGTATTTGAAGCTCACCCTGCACCACCCTACTTATGAACACATCGAACAGATACACCTTATGCTGGGCATTCTGTATTCGAGATATCTGGACAAACCGCAGCAGGCCAAAGAATATCTGAGAAAATCGCTTGAAAAACTGCACGACGAGAAACAGATAGAATTGTGCAAGGCGGAGCTGGAAAAACTCTAA
- a CDS encoding ABC transporter permease, with translation MKQSKLVKYISSGVENLLLHKLRSMLTMLGVVFGVGSVVAMLAVGEGASKDALEQINKLGSRNIIVNSVKPLSDEGQKSSTTSFLSMYGLKYDDYQRITASYENVKKTAPAKIFRKETRLGSRLMELRVVGTSADWFELIPRQLMAGRVIFDYDVESSAPVAVLTEYGARKLLATKETIGQVIRIGSDSFRVIGIIKSESGTAGNMQIPDQEIDVYIPFNVAKQYYGDIDRKFSSGSLEMEMVELHQIIVEVNNTENVEKTAAAIMTMLERFHKKTDYKVNVPLALLKQAEATKRTFNIVLGSIAGISLLVGGIGIMNIMLASVTERTREIGIRRAIGAQKRQIVIQFLVETVVLSIIGGIIGIGVGIGIPLIITTIAGMPTVITLWSVLLPLVISGATGIIFGLYPAVIAAGVDPIIALRHE, from the coding sequence ATGAAACAAAGCAAATTAGTAAAATATATATCTTCCGGTGTTGAGAATCTGCTTTTGCACAAGCTCCGTTCCATGCTGACAATGCTCGGCGTGGTTTTTGGAGTGGGCAGTGTCGTCGCGATGCTTGCCGTCGGAGAGGGCGCCAGCAAAGACGCCTTAGAGCAGATAAACAAGCTCGGAAGCAGAAACATTATCGTAAATTCTGTAAAACCTTTGTCTGATGAAGGCCAGAAGAGCTCTACCACTTCTTTTTTGAGCATGTATGGGCTCAAGTATGATGATTATCAGAGGATAACAGCCAGCTATGAGAATGTAAAAAAAACCGCTCCGGCTAAGATTTTCCGAAAAGAAACACGGCTGGGCAGCCGGCTTATGGAGCTGCGGGTGGTCGGCACAAGTGCGGACTGGTTTGAGCTCATTCCAAGGCAGCTTATGGCCGGCAGGGTTATATTCGATTATGATGTGGAAAGTTCTGCTCCGGTTGCGGTATTAACAGAATACGGAGCCAGAAAACTCCTCGCTACAAAGGAAACAATCGGGCAGGTAATCAGAATCGGCAGCGACAGTTTCAGAGTTATAGGTATAATTAAGAGTGAATCCGGAACTGCCGGAAATATGCAGATACCCGACCAGGAGATAGACGTGTATATTCCTTTCAATGTTGCCAAGCAGTATTACGGTGATATTGACCGAAAATTCTCTTCCGGCTCTCTGGAAATGGAAATGGTTGAACTGCACCAGATTATAGTAGAAGTCAACAATACAGAAAATGTCGAGAAAACCGCCGCGGCCATCATGACTATGCTTGAGCGGTTTCATAAAAAGACAGACTATAAGGTCAACGTTCCTCTGGCCTTGCTGAAACAGGCAGAGGCAACCAAACGTACCTTTAATATAGTATTGGGTTCCATTGCCGGCATAAGCCTTCTGGTCGGCGGTATCGGGATTATGAACATCATGCTCGCCTCTGTTACCGAGCGTACACGCGAGATCGGTATCCGTCGGGCAATCGGGGCTCAGAAACGGCAGATCGTCATACAGTTCCTCGTAGAAACTGTGGTGCTCTCAATCATCGGCGGCATTATCGGCATAGGTGTCGGTATCGGAATACCCCTGATAATAACCACAATCGCCGGTATGCCAACGGTTATAACGCTCTGGAGTGTCCTGCTGCCGCTGGTTATAAGCGGCGCTACGGGTATCATATTCGGCCTTTATCCCGCTGTGATAGCCGCCGGAGTGGACCCGATTATCGCCCTCAGGCATGAATAA
- a CDS encoding ABC transporter ATP-binding protein, translating into MAEKKLIQLNNITKIYQMGREKVHALAGVTHEFEKGSFWAIMGASGSGKSTLMNILGCLDRITSGSYSLGGSDVSTMGDDELSRLRLNYIGFIFQSFNLIPQLTVRRNIELPLYYAGVDEKLSMEKAEELAARVGLGDRLNHRPTELSGGQMQRVAIARALANDPQMLLADEPTGNLDTATGEQIMELLTSLHGEGKTIIMVTHESDVAAHAEHRLHMKDGFIDNIESR; encoded by the coding sequence ATGGCTGAAAAGAAACTGATACAATTAAATAATATAACTAAGATTTACCAGATGGGCCGTGAGAAGGTTCACGCTCTGGCCGGTGTTACCCATGAGTTTGAAAAAGGCAGTTTCTGGGCTATTATGGGTGCCAGCGGCTCGGGAAAGAGTACCTTGATGAACATACTGGGTTGTCTTGACCGTATTACCTCGGGCAGCTACAGTCTTGGCGGCTCTGATGTAAGCACAATGGGCGACGATGAGCTCAGCCGGCTGCGTCTCAACTATATAGGCTTTATATTCCAAAGTTTCAATCTGATACCCCAGCTGACTGTTCGCCGCAATATCGAGCTTCCTCTGTATTATGCAGGTGTTGATGAAAAGCTGTCAATGGAAAAGGCCGAAGAGCTCGCCGCCCGTGTCGGGCTTGGCGACAGGCTCAATCACAGACCGACAGAGCTTTCCGGCGGCCAGATGCAGAGGGTTGCCATCGCAAGGGCGCTGGCTAATGACCCCCAGATGCTGCTTGCTGATGAGCCTACGGGAAACCTCGATACCGCCACGGGAGAGCAGATAATGGAGCTGCTCACATCCCTGCACGGTGAGGGTAAAACAATAATAATGGTAACTCATGAATCTGATGTCGCGGCCCATGCCGAGCATCGCCTGCACATGAAAGACGGGTTTATAGATAATATCGAAAGCCGATGA
- a CDS encoding HlyD family efflux transporter periplasmic adaptor subunit: MTVKKKIIVTIVIAVVLAVGVFSLAYGNKKTETSDMPVYEAQRGPLKISIVQSGTIKSRDQIVIKSELEGRNTIITLIPEGTVVKKGDLLVELDASNLVDKRVDQEITVQNAEASLINAKEDLEITKNQAKSDISKAQLDLDFAKQDLEKYLEGDYPNQLTEKKKEITLAKEELALAEERLANSQVLYAEKFISKSELQSDEIAEQKRRLNLELAENDLMLLEEYTHNRNIAQYESDVDQAEMALDRIKRKSNANIIQAEANLRAKTAEFERQKEKLAKYIDQLDKTKIYAPSDGLVIYASSTKGSGWRGRTEPLTEGSEVSEREELIHLPKDAVSNAELALHEASLQKVKSGMRTIVSVDAIPGRTYTGKVFSIAPLPDPQSMWLNPDLKVYTTIVHIDQADPELRSGMSCKVEIIGETYDDVVYVPIQAVVRHEGRTVVYLEGSDEPHPVEVGLDNNVMVHIKSGLEGGERVQLTPPLQSETYTGQSEVIPAQIEETKPDELTAAETPAAGTDIPAAAGKSKKRPANLENLTPEQREELKKKIENMTPEQREQLKNRMQQQLE, encoded by the coding sequence ATGACCGTGAAAAAAAAGATAATAGTAACAATTGTTATAGCAGTGGTGCTTGCTGTGGGAGTCTTTTCACTTGCTTACGGCAATAAAAAAACAGAAACCTCTGATATGCCGGTTTATGAGGCGCAGCGCGGCCCGCTTAAGATCAGCATTGTTCAATCGGGGACAATAAAATCCCGTGATCAGATCGTAATAAAAAGCGAACTTGAAGGCAGAAACACCATAATCACCCTCATACCCGAAGGTACTGTCGTTAAAAAGGGCGATCTGCTTGTCGAGCTTGACGCCAGCAACCTTGTTGATAAGAGGGTAGATCAGGAAATAACCGTTCAGAACGCCGAAGCCTCTTTAATAAATGCCAAAGAAGACCTTGAAATAACGAAAAACCAGGCTAAAAGTGACATCTCCAAAGCCCAGCTGGATCTGGATTTTGCCAAACAGGATCTGGAGAAATATTTAGAAGGCGATTATCCTAATCAGCTCACAGAGAAGAAAAAAGAGATTACACTTGCCAAAGAAGAGCTTGCCCTGGCGGAAGAGAGGCTTGCTAACTCTCAGGTTCTCTACGCAGAAAAATTTATTTCTAAATCTGAGCTTCAGAGCGATGAGATCGCCGAGCAGAAACGAAGGCTCAACCTTGAACTTGCCGAGAATGACCTGATGCTCCTGGAAGAATATACTCACAACCGCAATATTGCGCAGTACGAAAGCGATGTTGATCAGGCCGAGATGGCTCTGGATCGGATAAAGCGAAAATCAAACGCCAATATCATACAGGCAGAAGCAAACCTGCGTGCCAAGACGGCGGAGTTTGAACGTCAGAAAGAAAAACTCGCCAAATACATTGACCAGCTTGACAAGACAAAAATTTACGCTCCTTCTGACGGTCTTGTGATATACGCCTCAAGTACAAAAGGCAGCGGCTGGCGAGGCAGGACCGAGCCGCTTACCGAAGGCAGTGAAGTAAGCGAACGCGAAGAACTTATTCATCTTCCAAAAGACGCCGTTTCAAACGCTGAGCTTGCTCTTCACGAGGCGAGCCTGCAAAAGGTAAAGTCGGGAATGCGGACTATTGTCAGCGTCGATGCGATTCCGGGCAGGACATACACGGGAAAGGTGTTTTCGATCGCACCGCTGCCCGACCCGCAGAGCATGTGGCTCAATCCCGACCTAAAGGTATATACAACCATAGTGCATATTGATCAGGCGGATCCTGAGCTGCGTTCGGGCATGAGCTGCAAGGTTGAGATTATCGGCGAGACCTATGACGATGTTGTGTATGTCCCGATACAGGCAGTTGTCCGGCATGAGGGCAGGACTGTTGTTTATCTTGAGGGCAGTGATGAGCCGCATCCGGTAGAGGTCGGCCTTGATAACAATGTTATGGTTCACATCAAATCCGGCCTCGAAGGCGGTGAGCGGGTTCAGCTGACACCGCCGCTGCAGTCGGAGACCTACACCGGTCAGAGTGAAGTAATCCCGGCGCAAATTGAGGAAACCAAGCCTGACGAACTTACCGCGGCGGAGACACCGGCGGCGGGAACGGATATTCCGGCTGCCGCAGGAAAGAGCAAAAAACGGCCGGCAAACCTTGAGAATCTCACTCCCGAGCAGCGGGAAGAGCTTAAGAAAAAGATTGAGAATATGACTCCTGAACAAAGAGAACAGTTAAAAAACAGAATGCAGCAGCAATTGGAATAA
- a CDS encoding TolC family protein, with the protein MAFVLPSKYKRFWKFPNLFGFITAIAVIMVLTGCKSPRQYHDSADEIAAGLIAGGQKQLFGEEQKSLQSVERPVDLLRRRLIEEQGLIITGPESLGVDKLEQPEHWPEEGREFKGDSRKVVGAGEDVKMTLMQALQIGALNSFEYQSRKEEVYLNALALDLEMDEFRSIFNSQYQALLSTDHGSGKPATGSELDGGLGVDKKFKNGTEISADLAFGLASLLSSEASSSFGITGDATISVPLLRGSGEHIVTEPLTQAQRNLLYSMYEFERFKKTFAVDIAQSYLGVLQQIDTIKNNEMNYQSVVRNSRKSRSLTQKGRLDIIQSDQAVQSELKARQSWISAKEELKNKLDSFKIMLGLPTDSTISLDQNELQKLVSEEDNPMMKKVYAEMEIKRDEEIPPADAEIELRGLDMENAGPLEFDEGFAIKTALDNRYDLKVQREKVRDMQRKVVVAADNLRAELTLLGSLRAGSSRSISSSDLESADLAFDRGYFRSLLTLDLPVHRRREQALYRTSWINLEKSLRSFQTLEDQIKRNIRRQLRDLSLARESLFIQAKAVGIATNRVKSTNMSLEFGRAEMRDVLEAKDDLLQAQNTLTAAVVNYRISELQLQKDMGLLRVDEDGIWNEYVPQDN; encoded by the coding sequence ATGGCATTTGTCTTGCCATCAAAATACAAACGATTTTGGAAATTTCCGAATCTTTTTGGGTTTATTACCGCGATCGCGGTAATAATGGTCTTAACAGGGTGCAAATCTCCCCGGCAATATCACGATAGTGCCGATGAGATAGCCGCAGGGCTTATAGCCGGCGGCCAGAAGCAGCTCTTCGGAGAGGAGCAAAAGTCACTCCAGTCGGTAGAAAGGCCTGTTGACCTTCTTCGCAGGCGTCTGATTGAAGAGCAGGGGCTTATAATAACCGGACCCGAATCGCTGGGTGTGGATAAACTTGAGCAGCCGGAACACTGGCCAGAAGAAGGCCGCGAATTTAAAGGCGATTCCAGAAAGGTCGTCGGGGCGGGCGAAGATGTCAAAATGACACTCATGCAGGCACTCCAGATTGGTGCTTTGAACAGCTTTGAATACCAGAGCCGTAAAGAAGAGGTCTATCTAAACGCTTTGGCTCTTGATCTTGAGATGGATGAATTCCGCAGTATTTTTAATTCCCAGTACCAGGCTCTTTTAAGTACAGACCACGGCAGCGGCAAGCCCGCAACCGGCTCGGAGCTTGACGGCGGCCTTGGAGTGGATAAAAAGTTTAAAAACGGCACAGAAATCAGCGCTGACCTTGCTTTCGGCCTTGCCAGTCTGCTAAGCTCGGAGGCGAGTTCGTCTTTTGGCATAACAGGCGATGCCACAATTTCAGTCCCGCTGCTTCGCGGTTCAGGCGAGCATATAGTTACAGAGCCGCTTACACAGGCCCAGCGTAACCTGCTGTATTCAATGTATGAGTTTGAACGTTTCAAAAAGACCTTCGCAGTTGATATCGCCCAGAGCTATCTGGGAGTTCTCCAGCAGATAGATACTATAAAAAACAATGAGATGAACTACCAGAGTGTAGTCAGGAATTCCCGTAAGAGCCGAAGCCTCACGCAAAAGGGCCGGCTTGACATTATTCAGTCTGACCAGGCGGTGCAGAGTGAGCTCAAGGCACGCCAGAGCTGGATAAGTGCCAAAGAAGAGCTGAAAAACAAACTTGACAGCTTCAAAATCATGCTGGGCCTGCCTACTGATTCAACTATATCGCTTGACCAGAACGAGCTGCAGAAACTCGTAAGCGAAGAAGATAATCCGATGATGAAAAAGGTTTATGCCGAGATGGAGATTAAACGCGACGAGGAAATTCCTCCTGCGGATGCGGAGATAGAGCTCCGCGGCCTGGATATGGAAAACGCCGGCCCGCTCGAGTTTGATGAGGGGTTTGCGATCAAAACAGCTCTTGATAACCGCTACGACCTGAAGGTCCAGCGGGAAAAGGTCAGGGATATGCAGCGGAAAGTCGTTGTCGCGGCGGATAATTTGAGGGCGGAATTGACATTGTTAGGTTCATTAAGAGCCGGAAGCAGCAGAAGTATATCAAGTTCTGACCTTGAAAGTGCTGATCTGGCGTTTGACCGCGGATATTTCAGGTCGCTTCTTACGCTTGATCTGCCGGTGCACAGAAGACGCGAACAGGCCCTTTACCGCACCAGCTGGATAAACCTGGAAAAGTCGCTCAGGAGTTTTCAGACGCTTGAAGATCAGATAAAAAGAAACATACGCCGCCAGCTCAGAGATCTTTCTCTGGCGCGAGAAAGCCTTTTTATACAGGCCAAGGCGGTCGGCATAGCGACAAACCGTGTAAAAAGTACCAATATGTCACTCGAGTTCGGCAGGGCGGAAATGCGTGATGTTCTCGAGGCCAAAGATGACCTCCTGCAGGCCCAGAACACCCTCACAGCCGCTGTTGTGAATTACCGTATATCGGAGCTTCAGCTTCAGAAAGATATGGGACTGCTCAGAGTTGATGAGGATGGCATCTGGAATGAATATGTACCCCAGGACAATTAG
- a CDS encoding histone H1-like repetitive region-containing protein — MAKKAVRKAVKKTAPKKTSVKKTTSKKAPAKKTTAKKSTAKKKTAKKAPVKKTASKKTTAKKSTAKKKTAKKAPVKKAASKKTTAKKSTAKKKTAKKAPVKKTASKKTTAKKSTAKKKTAKKAPVKKTASKKTTAKKSTAKKKTAKKAPVKKTASKKTTAKKSTAKKKTAKKAPVKKTASKKTTAKKSTAKKKTAKKAPVKKTASKKTASKKTTAKKSTAKKKTAKKAPAKKTASKKTTAKKSTAKKKTAKKAPVKKTASKKTTAKKSTAKKKTAKKK, encoded by the coding sequence ATGGCTAAAAAAGCAGTAAGAAAAGCAGTAAAAAAGACTGCTCCAAAGAAGACTTCAGTAAAGAAAACCACTTCGAAAAAGGCTCCTGCCAAAAAGACCACAGCTAAGAAATCTACGGCTAAGAAGAAAACAGCCAAAAAGGCTCCGGTAAAGAAGACTGCTTCAAAGAAGACTACAGCAAAGAAATCTACGGCTAAGAAGAAAACAGCTAAAAAGGCTCCGGTAAAGAAGGCCGCTTCTAAGAAGACCACAGCAAAGAAGTCAACGGCTAAGAAGAAAACAGCTAAAAAGGCTCCGGTAAAGAAGACCGCTTCAAAGAAGACTACCGCAAAGAAGTCAACGGCTAAGAAGAAAACAGCTAAAAAGGCTCCGGTAAAGAAGACCGCTTCAAAGAAGACTACCGCAAAGAAGTCAACGGCTAAGAAGAAAACAGCTAAAAAGGCTCCGGTAAAGAAGACCGCTTCGAAGAAGACTACCGCAAAGAAGTCAACGGCTAAGAAGAAAACAGCTAAAAAGGCTCCGGTAAAGAAGACCGCTTCAAAGAAGACTACCGCAAAGAAGTCAACGGCTAAGAAGAAAACAGCTAAAAAGGCTCCGGTAAAGAAGACCGCTTCTAAGAAGACCGCTTCTAAGAAGACTACCGCAAAGAAGTCAACGGCTAAGAAGAAAACAGCCAAAAAGGCTCCGGCAAAGAAGACCGCTTCTAAGAAGACTACCGCTAAGAAGTCAACGGCTAAGAAAAAAACAGCCAAAAAGGCTCCGGTAAAGAAGACCGCTTCAAAGAAGACCACAGCTAAGAAATCTACTGCCAAGAAAAAAACAGCAAAAAAGAAATAA
- a CDS encoding M42 family metallopeptidase — protein sequence MNKTTENFLKKLLETPSPSGFELTAAKVWRDHVKGHVDELISDVHGNSIGILNPKAKFKFIVTGHIDEIGLIITHIDDKGFIYTQQIGGMDPALLIGQRVRIISEKGEVFGVIGRKAIHQMKPDERKKNVEMENIWVDIGADSKEDALKRVAIGDPMVVDVEYRRLAGNKVVSRATDDKAGAFVVAEVLRRLSKRELNICVAGVATVQEEIGLRGATTSSYSVNPDAGIAIDVNFASDHPETDIKKIGDNKLGGGANLHRGANINPILQKEIFKTADKHKIPYQITAQPRGTGTDANAIQLCRGGVAVSLISIPNRYMHTPVEVISLDDLENIITLIVEFIAAHPADRDYRL from the coding sequence ATGAACAAGACAACAGAAAACTTTTTGAAAAAACTTCTCGAAACTCCCAGCCCCTCAGGTTTCGAACTTACAGCCGCCAAAGTATGGCGGGATCATGTTAAGGGCCATGTCGATGAACTCATAAGCGATGTGCACGGCAACAGCATTGGAATACTCAACCCCAAAGCTAAATTCAAATTTATCGTAACAGGCCATATTGATGAAATCGGGCTCATCATCACCCACATAGACGATAAGGGCTTTATCTATACCCAGCAGATAGGCGGGATGGACCCAGCGCTTCTTATTGGTCAGCGTGTGCGGATTATCAGTGAGAAGGGTGAGGTCTTCGGTGTTATCGGCCGCAAGGCGATTCATCAGATGAAGCCTGATGAAAGAAAGAAAAACGTAGAAATGGAAAATATATGGGTGGATATAGGAGCCGATTCGAAGGAAGACGCTCTCAAGCGTGTAGCAATAGGCGATCCGATGGTGGTTGATGTTGAGTACCGCAGGCTTGCCGGCAATAAGGTTGTCTCACGTGCAACCGATGACAAGGCCGGCGCGTTTGTCGTTGCGGAGGTGCTCCGCAGGCTTTCCAAACGAGAGTTGAATATCTGCGTTGCCGGCGTGGCAACTGTCCAGGAAGAGATCGGTCTTAGAGGTGCTACGACTTCGAGTTATTCGGTTAACCCCGATGCCGGAATTGCAATTGACGTAAATTTCGCCTCTGATCACCCCGAAACAGACATAAAGAAGATTGGCGATAATAAACTCGGCGGCGGGGCAAACCTGCACAGAGGCGCAAATATTAACCCGATTTTGCAGAAAGAAATCTTCAAGACAGCGGATAAGCACAAGATTCCGTACCAGATAACGGCTCAGCCTCGCGGCACAGGTACAGACGCAAATGCTATTCAGCTTTGCAGAGGAGGTGTGGCGGTGAGCCTGATCAGTATTCCAAACCGGTACATGCATACGCCGGTCGAGGTGATTTCACTTGATGACCTTGAGAATATAATAACTCTCATTGTAGAATTTATAGCCGCCCATCCCGCCGACAGGGATTACAGACTGTAA
- a CDS encoding redox-sensing transcriptional repressor Rex — MDTTNKNCIVRISRYKNALKRLKGLGFVKVFSSNLADATGTTSAQVRKDFSLFGIAGNKRGGYNVDNLIDQMNRIFGKYDVHKVVLVGIGNIGRALLSHKAFQRESIRIVAAFDIDPNKLDENARIPILPLDRLESYIIENEVKLGIITVPALAAQQVFTIMKDAGIKGVLNFAPLNLQTKDNVIVNNINLEMELENLVYYIMAEEKKII, encoded by the coding sequence ATGGATACTACAAACAAAAACTGCATAGTACGTATTTCAAGGTACAAGAACGCCTTGAAGAGGCTCAAAGGCCTTGGTTTTGTAAAGGTGTTCTCAAGCAACCTTGCAGATGCCACCGGTACGACCTCCGCCCAGGTAAGAAAAGACTTCTCACTCTTCGGAATAGCCGGCAACAAACGGGGCGGCTATAACGTTGATAACCTGATTGACCAGATGAACCGGATTTTCGGCAAGTATGACGTTCACAAGGTTGTCCTGGTGGGTATCGGGAATATCGGCAGGGCTCTATTGAGCCATAAAGCCTTTCAAAGAGAGAGCATACGTATAGTAGCAGCCTTTGATATCGACCCAAATAAACTTGACGAAAACGCGAGAATTCCTATCCTGCCGCTGGATCGGCTCGAAAGCTATATCATAGAGAACGAAGTTAAGCTCGGCATAATTACAGTTCCAGCGTTGGCGGCTCAACAGGTATTCACAATAATGAAAGATGCCGGCATAAAGGGCGTTTTAAATTTCGCCCCGCTGAACCTTCAGACAAAAGACAATGTAATAGTTAATAATATCAACCTGGAGATGGAGCTTGAAAATTTAGTTTATTATATCATGGCAGAAGAAAAAAAGATAATATAG